One Rhizoctonia solani chromosome 1, complete sequence DNA window includes the following coding sequences:
- a CDS encoding HORMA domain protein — protein sequence MNRTKLKPKTSIHPDQAILTATSSLQVVKTLISSGFGCMAWIRGLLSDDNFIDGTLYGSRSGEMLSTASPHDPSHVSSSSTKVKVIKRGFSTEADSLLDYIDGIYDALEKQYLKSFVFAIYLDDKNPNNLVEAYTFNVSYRKIADTDVAAPVMSLATSMSQMDLVDAEDPVAVAAVNGRIPTLGEVKRSVRLLVKRLISVCQQLDPLPDRRYATFKLHYNEKTPQDYEPPNFVAGDPEKDRFYFSTHGVGQRPERFSIGGVGTGQHGVQVEIASICSFLPSPEDNNVHFKGHMVTSNPRSNFAAKEEKRKADNQAQIEDAERRRIVWDAEPFGHTEQEKEAVNTPLGVRSGDRIESITEMVRHVGGAHIVPGLNEAMIQEETGEYATQILETQVTVIVPSAQETPRATRPNMEVDPTQPDETSHEDVQMQETQPTTLEPTERGTQQTGSQMLLIPKAIDPATLYSKEVSCDCNVADSTQETFICQGECGRRVHAWCMGFHNANEAGNSPYSICLNCTMKEQDWRQLLEQRDVLRLTEAFVGLAQYRRALKLIYIHGLPGNPHALGKLIGFIESQTAESDELGMLATVATTKKTRGRKPNKKKLGKPVLALVRSPVTEASFNRYFMPRGEVVRELFRRFKDEHIQPSRTKKSAAASKSRAGNVLVPSSSANIPGQETPRNPNMSPPPAPAIYNDNDTQTQEETQMILDQEPISSVPPPSPPVSCSGSKRKGSARKSSGRGKRLKVSLANARIELDMYDACE from the exons ATGAACCGTACGAAGCTCAAGCCTAAGACCTCCATCCATCCGGATCAG GCAATATTAACCGCCACATCGAGTCTGCAAGTAGTGAAGACTCTCATATCATCTGGGTTCGGGTGTATGGCCTGGATTCG AGGGCTTCTGAGTGATGACAACTTCATAGATG GGACGTTATACGGGTCACGGAGTGGAGAAATGCTCTCTACAGCTTCCCCTCACGACCCAAGCCATGTCAGCTCGAGTTCCACCAAAGTCAAGGTCATCAAACGCGGATTCTCAACCGAAGCCGATAGCCTTCTGGACTATATA GATGGGATTTATGATGCCCTCGAGAAGCAATACCTCAAGAGTTTTGTGTTTGCTATCTATCTT GATGATAAAAACCCAAACAA CCTGGTCGAGGCCTACACCTTTAACGTTTCT TATCGGAAGATAGCAGATACGGACGTGGCTGCGCCAGTCATGTCTTTAGCAACCAGCATGTCCCAGATGGACCTCGTAGATGCAGAAGACCCTGTCGCTGTCGCGGCAGTCAACGGCAGGATTCCAACGCTTGGGGAAGTGAAGCGGAGCGTTCGG CTGCTCGTCAAGCGACTCATTTCAGTGTGTCAACAGTTAGACCCTCTCCCTG ACCGGCGGTATGCTACTTTCAAGCTACACTACAACGAAAAAACTCCTCAGGATTATGAGCCTCCTAACTTTGTGGCGGGAGACCCCGAGAAGGACCGCTTTTACTTTTCGACTCATGGGGTTGGCCAGCGTCCCGAAAGGTTCTCCATAG GCGGAGTTGGAACAGGACAGCATGG CGTCCAAGTTGAAATTGCTTCAATCTGCTCGTTTCTACCGTCTCCTGAAGACAACAATGTCCACTTCAAAGGACATATGGTGACTTCCAATCCTCGCTCTAACTTTGCAGCCAAGGAAGAGAAACGCAAAGCTGATAACCAAGCTCAAATCGAGGATGCAGAACGCCGCCGGATCGTCTGGGATGCGGAGCCCTTTGGACATACAGAACAAGAGAAGGAAGCAGTAAATACCCCACTCGGAGTACGCAGTGGTGACAGAATTGAGTCGATTACCGAGATGGTTAGGCATGTCGGAGGCGCGCATATCGTCCCAGGGTTGAACGAG GCAATGATTCAAGAGGAAACGGGGGAATATGCGACTCAGATTTTGGAGACACAGGTGACGGTGATCGTTCCAAGTGCCCAAGAGACCCCTCGTGCCACTCGACCGAATATGGAGGTCGACCCGACACAACCCGACGAAACTAGCCACGAAGATGTCCAAATGCAAG AAACTCAGCCGACGACTCTCGAACCCACTGAACGGGGCACTCAACAAACCGGATCTCAGATGCTTCTCATTCCCAAGGCGATCGATCCTGCCACCCTATACTCGAAGGAAGTATCTTGCGATTGTAACGTTGCA GACTCTACTCAAGAGACGTTCATCTGCCAAGGGGAATGCGGAAGGCGGGTGCATGCGTG GTGTATGGG GTTCCATAATGCAAACGAGGCGGGAAACTCACCATATTCGATTTGCTTGAACTGTACGATGAAGGAACAAGATTGGCGCCAATTGCTCGAACAGAGGGATGTACTAAGGCTTACTGAGGCATTCGTAGGGTTGGCCCAgtacag ACGCGCCCTCAAACTCATTTATATCCACGGCCTCCCCGGGAATCCCCATGCACTTGGAAAGTTGATAG GCTTTATCGAGAGCCAAACTGCTGAATCCGACGAACTCGGCATGCTTGCCACTGTAGCAACAACAAAGAAAACAAGAGGCAGAAAACCGAATAAGAAGAAACTTGGTAAACCCGTGCTCGCGTTGGTCAGGTCACCTGTCACCGAGGCGAGCTTCAACCGCTATTTTATGCCTCGTGGTGAGGTTGTACGGGAACTCTTTCGTAGATTCAAG GATGAGCATATACAGCCCTCGAGAACGAAGAAAAGTGCTGCCGCTTCGAAGAGCCGTGCTGGGAATGTTTTA GTACCGTCGTCTAG CGCCAACATCCCTGGCCAGGAAACTCCAAGAAACCCAAACATGAGCCCACCCCCAGCTCCGGCCATATATAACGACAATGATACCCAAACCCAGGAAGAGACACAAATGATCCTAGATCAAGAGCCCATTTCCAGTGTTCCGCCCCCCAGTCCTCCTGTTTCATGCTCTGGGTCCAAACGCAAGGGGTCGGCTAGGAAATCGTCCGGACGAGGAAAGAGGCTTAAAGTATCACTCGCCAATGCGCGCATCGAACTGGATATGTACGACGCGTGCGAATAG
- a CDS encoding methyltransferase domain protein, with protein sequence MAGNTHPLNKLAIAPSATSDGAQGHEDQYVHSVYDQIAPHFSQTRYKPWPVIAKFLESVPTGAIGLDAGTGNGKYLPLSEGRYLTMGVDRSMGLLKFAQHAGESTISRDVILGDVRDSIWRQGVFDFAISIATIHHLATPERRVDAIMSILASLAPGGKALIYVWAVEQDELSKRVVPDIIEGNVSFAKAQDVLIPWVMQQEQKSKSKVNARRIRKGDHKQEEVQPNSPPPQPSSTHTNTPVFQRYYHLFVAGELTELAKLAAARLNLAIGPMPVDTHAGRHQQGVCISPEGWERSNLYVELTRWLN encoded by the exons ATGGCCGGCAATACACATCCATTGAATAAACTTGCAATAGCTCCTTCTGCGACTAGTGATGGGGCGCAAGGTCACGAAGATCAATATGTACATAGCGTCTATGACCAGATAGCGCCTCATTTTTCACAGACCCGATATAAA CCTTGGCCAGTCATAGCCAAATTCCTGGAATCAGTACCCACTGGTGCGATAGGGCTAGATGCAGGGACAGGAAACGGCAAGTATCTCCCTCTTTCGGAAGGGAGATACTTGACAATGGGGGTCGATCGGAGCATGGGGTTGCTCAAATTTGCCCAGCACGCTGGAGAGTCCACCATCTCCAGGGATGTAATTCTAGGAGACGTTAGGGATTCGATATGGAGACAAGGCGTCTTC GATTTTGCGATATCTATCGCTACCATCCATCATTTGGCTACACCTGAAAGGAGAGTCGATGCCATAATG TCGATTCTAGCTAGCCTCGCCCCTGGCGGCAAAGCACTAATTTATGTCTGGGCGGTAGAGCAGGATGAATTGTCCAAAAGGGTTGTTCCTGATATAATTGAAG GCAATGTGTCATTTGCCAAAGCCCAGGATGTCCTCATACCCTGGGTCATGCAACAGGAGCAGAAATCAAAATCCAAAGTCAATGCGAGAAGAATTAGAAAGGGGGATCATAAACAGGAAGAAGTTCAGCCCAACTCGCCTCCGCCTCAACCATCGTCAACGCATACCAACACGCCTGTGTTCCAGAGATACTATCACCTTTTTGTTGCTGGAGAATTGACTGAACTTGCAAAATTAGCAGCCGCGAGACTCAATCTTGCTATTGGACCCATGCCTGTCGATACACATGCAGGTAGACATCAGCAGGGTGTTTGCATCTCACCCGAAGGGTGGGAGCGATCAAATTTATACGTAGAGTTAACCAGGTGGCTGAATTAA
- a CDS encoding F-box-like domain-containing protein yields the protein MSQKALPTELIQCIAEYLSDSFTLASLCLVDKQTLSVVHPSYILGRYVKAVHFDPPNPTDVAFYSLIEQIHLALHKTHNLKDLSLHIDSPNTIILFRGGWAPFALRRLACYRTMQPQFLFDFMSSQDTIQQLTIYESVLATNILQSQSVTCHGKFSRISPLSAPTRSQSTTSSPTDPSRESIQTMQYLYPQRLILSAKHSSLAPLPKAYNLSRDLEGVCKGSLREMTLTMPELSVGMLNLHEYTPLVEVLAASLEGFMSLEHFEFKDKGIEIITPDILLEGLGDVGTLAFWQVQIKSLKSVKLFGVKLI from the exons ATGTCTCAAAAGGCTCTCCCAACGGAACTCATCCAATGCATTGCAGAATACTTGAGCGACTCATTCACATTGGCCTCATTATGTCTTGTCGATAAACAAACTCTGAGTGTGGTACACCCCTCCTATATACTCG GCCGTTACGTCAAAGCAGTGCATTTCGACCCTCCGAATCCCACAGACGTAGCCTTCTACTCGCTGATCGAGCAAATACACCTAGCCCTACACAAGACACACAACCTCAAAGATCTTTCTCTTCATATTGACTCTCCCAACACGATTATATTATTTAGAGGCGGATGGGCCCCGTTCGCTTTACGCCGTCTAGCATGTTACCGCACCATGCAGCCGCAATTCCTATTCGATTTTATGTCATCTCAAGACACTATTCAACAACTTACAATATATGAATCCGTCCTCGCAACCAATATCCTACAAAGTCAATCCGTTACGTGCCACGGGAAATTCTCCCGAATCTCACCTCTATCTGCGCCGACCCGCTCACAATCCACAACTTCGTCCCCCACAGACCCGTCTCGCGAATCGATTCAAACGATGCAATATTTATACCCGCAACGACTCATCTTGTCTGCGAAGCACTCAAGCTTAGCACCGCTCCCAAAGGCATACAATCTGTCTCGGGAT CTGGAGGGGGTCTGCAAGGGCAGTTTACGAGAGATGACATTGACTATGCCAGAATTATCAGTGGGGATGTTAAAC TTACATGAATACACACCTCTGGTCGAAGTGCTCGCTGCTTCGTTGGAGGGTTTCATGTCTCTCGAGCATTTCGAGTTCAAAGACAAGGGTATCGAGATCATCACTCCCGATATCCTATTGGAGGGGCTGGGTGATGTAGGAACACTGGCATTTTGGCAAGTACAAATCAAATCATTGAAAAGTGTAAAGTTATTCGGAGTGAAGTTAATATAA
- a CDS encoding cell cycle checkpoint Rad17 — protein MQTTLSPTSLRAFIKGLTCIARYGDELCLHATPEILTLCATNAAKSAYCGMEFKCEFFDSYHVGPKDGVNMALEGKEVTTLLSILRHKIVEKSLEKCELNIVEAVEGSTAEDQDQLEEQSVESKLVIRFHCKFGVVKTHKLYLNQPPVILAPTLPEQSLSRFSIGPRAMKDLLDHFGRRADAQLQWMFKDDEVRIRSLERDADNQGKHQIATEISIPGEEFDFYEILYAPIGLAFHLREINASIALAESLSVPLEFSFTGPGGPVVIQLGLDAADQLAMVATSTVTGFGAEYEEAIAAAVAKRQRDEEDNSNLENGMMKSSAASSRTGIIPSAKRPMGKLSSGQIAWSTTPSANAGPSGARGGTQRLQGTPSFALPSKAEPTQNEPTPVPVNEPSFILDPKFQSTPQPQLKAPAQQGGPSFVLPPNAQSTQRPPSPPSFSLDPKAQSTLHPKFQVPSQALPSQRPQSSPLFTPPPARPLFLPPSQAEVLKEAGLDDLARMTQKELDEMLGDEDEEVPGTPEEGLVNINDLEELFNESDFDASESQVIGTQGASVARIGNKTFKPLFDDD, from the exons ATGCAAACGACTCTGTCGCCCACGAGCCTTCGAG CCTTTATTAAGGGCCTAACTTGCATAGCTCGATATGGGGATGAGCTCTGTCTGCATGCCACACCCGAAATACTTACCCTCTGTGCCACCAATGCCGCCAAATCTGCATATTGTGGCATGGAATTCAAATGCGAATTCTTCGACTCGTATCACGTTGGACCGAAAGATGGGGTGAATATGGCTCTGGAAGGCAAGGAGGTCACT ACTCTGCTTTCGATCTTGCGCCACAAAATAGTCGAGAAGAGTTTAGAAAAGTGCGAGCTGAACATTGTTGAAGCTGTTGAAGGCAGTACCGCCGAAGACCAAGACCAACTTGAAGAACAGTCTGTAGAGAGCAAACTGGTTATACGATTCCATTGCAAGTTTG GTGTTGTCAAGACTCACAAGTTATATCTAAACCAACCGCCAGTAATCCTCGCGCCTACGTTACCGGAGCAAAGCCTCAGCAGATTTTCAATCGGACCACGCGCAATGAAAGACCTCTTGGACCACTTTGGACGACGGGCGGATGCTCAGCTGCAATGGATGTTTAAAGACGATGAGGTACGCATAAGGAGTTTGGAAAGGGACGCAGATAATCAAG GAAAACACCAAATTGCCACAGAGATATCGATACCAGGCGAAGAGTTTGATTTTTACGAAATTCTATATGCACCCATAGGCTTGGCCTTCCATCTCCGAGAAATTAAC GCATCGATTGCACTTGCAGAGTCGTTATCTGTTCCACTTGAGTTTTCATTCACAGGACCTGGAGGGCCTGTGGTTATTCAACTCGGGCTCGATGCTGCTGACCAACTAGCGATGGTCGCTACCTCCACTGTAACTGGATTCGGCGCTGAATATGAAGAAGCAATCGCCGCGGCCGTAGCTAAACGACAGAGAGACGAAGAGGACAATAGCAACCTCGAAAATGGAATGATGAAGAGCAGCGCCGCTTCTAGTCGCACTGGAATTATACCCAGTGCCAAACGCCCAATGGGAAAGTTGTCCAG TGGCCAGATAGCATGGAGTACAACACCCAGTGCGAACGCGGGTCCAAGTGGCGCACGCGGAGGTACTCAAAGGCTACAAGGAACTCCAAGTTTTGCTCTTCCATCAAAGGCGGAACCTACTCAGAACGAACCCACCCCCGTGCCAGTTAACGAGCCATCTTTTATTCTGGATCCCAAGTTCCAATCAACCCCCCAACCCCAACTCAAGGCTCCAGCTCAGCAGGGGGGACCGTCATTTGTTCTCCCGCCAAATGCTCAGTCAACACAACGACCACCGAGCCCACCGTCCTTTAGTCTGGATCCCAAAGCTCAGTCTACGCTCCACCCAAAGTTTCAAGTACCTTCTCAGGCATTACCGTCACAGCGACCACAGTCCTCTCCCCTCTTCACACCTCCACCTGCCCGACCGTTATTCCTACCACCGTCCCAGGCCGAAGTACTGAAGGAGGCTGGCTTGGACGACCTAGCGCGTATGACTCAAAAGGAACTTGACGAAATGCTcggagatgaagatgaagaagtTCCAGGGACGCCCGAAGAAGGACTCGTTAATATAAATGATTTAGAGGAATTGTTCAACGAGTCGGACTTTGATGCGAGCGAGTCGCAAGTGATTGGAACGCAGGGAGCCAGTGTGGCAAGGATTGGCAACAAG ACTTTCAAGCCACTTTTCGATGATGACTGA
- a CDS encoding acetolactate synthase I/II/III large subunit: MAFAPARVRTTFSSSKGPSGLLSLARQRSTVADRAERASCQLEAKNRVKEYARSISRSAPGKAATAPSVRPTPAPAFQQIPQNEPQPFSAPRPTLDHSLVGMSGGQIFHEMMLRHNVKHIFGYPGGAILPVFDAIYNSKYFEFVLPRHEQGAGHMAEGYAKVSGKPGVVLVTSGPGATNVVTPMQDALSDGVPLVVFCGQVATSAIGSDAFQEADMVGISRSCTKWNVMVKDIAELPRRINEAFKIATSGRPGPVLVDLPKDVTASILRQPLPFKATTPGVNLGLPENPLSPAIDDVDMENIKHAAQLINQAKRPVIYAGNGVLNSTRGPELLARLASEGNIPVTTTLQGLGAFDELDERSLHMLGMHGSAYANLAMQNADVIIALGARFDDRVTGKVDTFAPAARAAAAQKRGGIIHFEIQPKNINKVIDASIPIMGDVTYNLSALVPLIKSSPRETWFQEIKGWKAKYPFVYDKSDPGKTRMKPQEVIKELDAQTQDIKHDLILSTGVGQHQMWAAQFFRWRSPRSMVTSGGLGTMGFGLPGAIGAKVAAPNKTVVDIDGDASFSMTAMELATAAQFGIGVKVLVLNNEYQGMVEQWQDLFYDKRYSHTQMKNPDFVKLAQAMGAHAIRCTSTDELPEKMREFLQYDNNKPVLLECVVSNRELVFPMVVAGKALHEQLLHPKLREVAEQS; the protein is encoded by the exons ATGGCCTTTGCACCAGCCCGTGTGCGCACCACCTTCTCTTCCTCAAAAGGCCCGTCTGGGCTCCTCTCGCTTGCCCGCCAACGCTCGACTGTTGCTGACCGAGCGGAACGCGCTTCGTGCCAGCTCGAAGCCAAAAACCGTGTCAAGGAGTATGCGCGTAGTATCAGTCGCTCAGCCCCTGGAAAGGCAGCTACTGCTCCCAGTGT CCGACCGACACCGGCCCCCGCATTTCAACAGATCCCACAAAATGAGCCTCAGCCATTCAGCGCACCAAGGCCTACTCTCGATCACTCGCTCGTGGGCATGTCCGGAGGCCAGATTTTCCATGAGATGATGCTCAGACACAATGTCAAGCACATCTTTGGATATCCCGGTGGAGCTATTCTCCCCGTCTTCGATGCCATCTATAACTCCAAATATTTCGAATTCGTTTTGCCCCGGCACGAACAAGGCGCTGGACACATGGCAGAAGGTTATGCCAAAGTCTCTGGCAAGCCCGGTGTCGTTCTCGTTACATCCGGCCCTGGCGCAACCAATGTTGTAACTCCTATGCAAGATGCCCTTAGCGATGGGGTTCCTCTCGTTGTATTTTGCGGTCAAGTCGCGACCTCGGCTATTGGCTCGGATGCCTTCCAGGAAGCCGACATGGTTGGTATTTCCCGATCTTGCACCAAATGGAACGTGATGGTCAAGGACATCGCCGAATTGCCTCGACGCATCAATGAGGCATTCAAAATTGCTACCTCGGGTCGCCCTGGCCCGGTGCTCGTCGACCTACCCAAGGATGTGACAGCAAGCATTCTTCGCCAGCCTTTGCCATTCAAGGCTACCACACCTGGCGTCAACCTTGGCCTTCCCGAAAACCCACTTAGCCCAGCGATCGATGACGTTGATATGGAGAACATCAAACATGCGGCCCAGTTGATCAACCAGGCAAAACGACCCGTGATTTACGCCGGCAACGGCGTCCTCAACTCTACCCGTGGCCCCGAACTTCTCGCTCGCCTCGCAAGCGAGGGCAACATCCCGGTTACGACTACCCTTCAAGGTCTCGGTGCGTTCGATGAACTTGATGAACGTAGCTTGCATATGCTGGGTATGCACGGATCTGCATATGCCAACCTTGCGATGCAAAACGCGGATGTGATCATCGCACTTGGTGCTCGATTCGATGATCGTGTGACGGGCAAGGTTGATA CCTTTGCACCAGCTGCCCGTGCCGCCGCTGCGCAAAAGCGAGGCGGAATTATCCACTTTGAGATCCAGCCCAAGAATATCAACAAGGTTATCGACGCAAGTATCCCTATTATGGGTGATGTCACATACAATCTCAGTGCCCTCGTTCCTCTCATCAAGTCATCACCTCGTGAAACCTGGTTCCAAGAAATCAAGGGGTGGAAAGCCAAGTATCCGTTCGTGTATGATAAGTCCGACCCGGGAAAGACGAGGATGAAGCCTCAAGAGGTCATCAAGGAATTGGATGCGCAAACGCAAGACATCAAGCATGATCTTATTCTCTCTACGGGCGTCGGGCAACACCAAATGTGGGCAGCACAATTCTTTAGGTGGAGATCACCTCGGTCTATGGTCACTTCCGGTGGACTCGGA ACTATGGGCTTCGGTCTGCCAGGTGCCATTGGAGCCAAAGTTGCTGCGCCCAACAAAACCGTGGTTGACATCGACGGAGACGCCTCGTTCAGTATGACAGCAATGGAGCTTGCGACCGCCGCACAGTTTGGTATTGGTGTCAAGGTTCTGGTCTTAAATAACGAATACCAAGGAATGGTCGAACAATGGCAAG ATCTCTTCTACGACAAGAGATACTCCCACACCCAGATGAAGAACCCCGACTTTGTCAAACTCGCCCAGGCTATGGGTGCCCACGCCATCCGGTGCACATCCACCGATGAGCTCCCCGAAAAGATGCGTGAGTTCTTGCAATAcgacaacaacaaacctgtCCTTCTCGAATGCGTTGTCAGCAATCGCGAACTCGTCTTCCCCATGGTCGTCGCGGGCAAGGCATTGCATGAGCAACTGTTGCATCCCAAGCTGAGAGAGGTCGCAGAACAGTCATGA